In one window of Streptomyces sp. NBC_00193 DNA:
- a CDS encoding M20/M25/M40 family metallo-hydrolase: MADMFEPGTSFGVTGTPVDRVALDEAVEFTSGLIRIDTTNRGGGDCRERPAAEYVAERLAAIGLEPALLERTPGRTNVVARIAGTDPTAPALLVHGHLDVVPAEAADWSVDPFSGEVRDGVVWGRGAVDMKNMDAMVLAVVRAWARAGVRPRRDIVIAYTADEEDSAIDGSGFLADHHPELFEGCTEGISESGAFTVHAAPGQALYPIAAGERGTAWLKLTATGTAGHGSKPNRANAVSRLAAAVARIGEHDWPVRLTDTVTACITELAALQGMSVNPRAPEFQLDQILNKLGPAGALVEATVRNSANPTMLSAGYKLNVIPGTATAYVDGRMLPGGEAEFIATLDELTGPDVHWEFHHREVALEAPVDGRTYGILRESVEAFDPEGHVVPFCMAGGTDAKQFSRLGITGYGFSPLKLPPGFDYWSLFHGVDERVPVDALHFGVRVLDRALRAL, from the coding sequence ATGGCTGACATGTTCGAGCCGGGCACCAGCTTCGGTGTCACCGGTACGCCCGTCGACCGGGTGGCGCTCGACGAGGCCGTCGAGTTCACCTCCGGCCTGATCCGCATCGACACCACGAACCGCGGCGGCGGCGACTGCCGGGAACGCCCGGCCGCCGAGTACGTCGCCGAGCGGCTGGCGGCCATCGGCCTGGAGCCCGCGCTGCTGGAGCGCACCCCGGGCCGCACCAACGTGGTGGCCCGGATCGCGGGCACCGATCCCACCGCCCCCGCCCTCCTGGTCCACGGCCACCTCGACGTGGTCCCGGCCGAGGCCGCCGACTGGAGCGTGGACCCCTTCTCGGGCGAGGTCCGCGACGGGGTGGTCTGGGGCCGCGGCGCCGTCGACATGAAGAACATGGACGCGATGGTGCTGGCCGTCGTACGGGCTTGGGCGCGGGCCGGAGTCAGACCCCGGCGGGACATCGTGATCGCCTACACCGCCGACGAGGAGGACAGCGCGATCGACGGCTCGGGCTTCCTCGCCGACCACCACCCCGAGCTCTTCGAAGGCTGTACCGAGGGCATCAGCGAATCCGGGGCCTTCACCGTGCACGCCGCCCCCGGACAGGCCCTCTACCCGATCGCCGCCGGCGAACGCGGCACCGCATGGCTGAAGCTCACCGCGACCGGCACCGCCGGACACGGCTCCAAGCCCAACCGGGCCAACGCGGTCAGCCGGCTCGCCGCCGCGGTCGCCCGCATCGGCGAGCACGACTGGCCGGTCCGCCTCACCGACACCGTCACCGCCTGCATCACCGAACTCGCCGCCCTGCAGGGGATGTCGGTGAACCCGAGGGCCCCCGAGTTCCAGCTCGACCAGATCCTCAACAAGCTCGGTCCGGCCGGCGCCCTCGTCGAGGCGACCGTCCGCAACAGCGCCAACCCGACCATGCTCAGCGCCGGTTACAAACTCAACGTCATCCCGGGCACCGCCACCGCCTACGTGGACGGGCGGATGCTGCCCGGCGGCGAGGCCGAGTTCATCGCCACCCTCGACGAACTCACCGGCCCCGACGTGCACTGGGAGTTCCACCACCGGGAAGTGGCCCTCGAAGCCCCCGTGGACGGGCGGACGTACGGGATCCTCCGCGAGTCCGTCGAGGCCTTCGACCCCGAGGGACACGTGGTGCCCTTCTGCATGGCGGGCGGCACCGACGCCAAGCAGTTCTCCCGGCTCGGCATCACCGGCTACGGCTTCTCCCCGCTCAAGCTGCCGCCCGGCTTCGACTACTGGTCCCTCTTCCACGGAGTGGACGAGCGGGTGCCCGTCGACGCCCTGCACTTCGGGGTCCGCGTCCTCGACCGAGCCCTGCGCGCCCTGTGA
- a CDS encoding prolyl oligopeptidase family serine peptidase: MASRGDGTAAYGSWPSPIGAALAASLDGRPEYVGAIGAEVWWTVPRPAEGGRRALVRRPADGGPAVCALPAPWNVRSRLTEYGGRPWAGTERPLGGPLVVFVHFADQRLYAYEPDAPGSPAPRPLTPVSAVGGGLRWADPVLRGGEVWCVLEEFTGTAPTDVRRVLAAVPLDGSAAEDRSLVRELTDDRYRFSTGPRLSPDGRQAAWLVWDHPRMPWDGTELRLAEITPDGRLAEPRTVLGGPEEAVAQVEWTTGGSLLAVSDRGGWWNPYRVDRETGEAVNLCPREEEFGGPLWKPGLRWIAALPDGLVAVLHGRGSSVLGVLDPESGDLVDAAGPWTAWQPTLAVSGSRVYGVAASPRSAYEVVELDTATGHARVVGGHGSPGADGTEPVGWTDATGRADATGAVSGAVGAGGPGPGPGPAPDDRADPAYYPEPQSRTFFGRGGREIHAHVYPPHHPVLRARADELPPYVVWAHGGPTDHVPPVLDLHIAYFTSRGIGVVEVNYGGSTGYGRAYRERLREQWGVVDVEDCAAVARALAAEGTADPDRLAIRGGSAGGWTAAASLASTDLYACAAIIYPVLDLTGFAAETHDLESRYIDGLAGPPQTLALRSRERSPVARADRITAPFVLLQGLDDPVCPPAQAERLLAAMRGRSVPHAYVAFEGEGHGFRRADTMVRALEAELSLYAQVFGFERADIPRLALSD, from the coding sequence ATGGCCTCGCGAGGCGACGGCACCGCCGCCTACGGCAGCTGGCCCTCGCCGATCGGCGCCGCGCTCGCCGCCTCCCTCGACGGGAGGCCGGAGTACGTCGGCGCGATCGGGGCCGAGGTGTGGTGGACGGTGCCCCGGCCGGCCGAAGGCGGCCGTCGCGCCCTGGTCCGCCGGCCCGCGGACGGCGGGCCCGCGGTCTGCGCGCTGCCCGCGCCGTGGAACGTGCGCAGCCGGCTCACCGAGTACGGCGGCCGGCCCTGGGCGGGCACCGAACGGCCCCTGGGCGGCCCGCTGGTGGTCTTCGTCCACTTCGCCGACCAGCGGCTGTACGCGTACGAGCCCGACGCGCCCGGCAGCCCGGCCCCGCGGCCCCTGACCCCCGTCTCGGCGGTCGGCGGCGGGCTGCGCTGGGCCGACCCGGTGCTGCGGGGCGGCGAAGTCTGGTGCGTGCTGGAGGAGTTCACCGGAACCGCGCCGACCGATGTGCGCCGCGTCCTGGCCGCCGTACCGCTGGACGGGTCGGCCGCGGAAGACCGCTCGCTCGTACGGGAGTTGACCGACGACCGGTACCGGTTCAGCACCGGGCCCCGGCTCTCCCCGGACGGGCGGCAGGCGGCCTGGCTGGTGTGGGACCACCCCCGGATGCCGTGGGACGGCACCGAGCTCAGGCTCGCCGAGATCACCCCGGACGGCCGCCTCGCGGAGCCCCGTACCGTGCTCGGCGGACCCGAGGAGGCCGTCGCCCAGGTCGAGTGGACCACCGGCGGAAGCCTCCTCGCGGTGAGCGACCGGGGCGGCTGGTGGAACCCGTACCGGGTGGACCGGGAGACGGGCGAGGCCGTCAACCTCTGCCCCAGGGAAGAGGAGTTCGGCGGCCCGCTGTGGAAGCCCGGGCTGCGCTGGATCGCGGCGCTCCCCGACGGGCTCGTCGCCGTCCTGCACGGCCGGGGCTCCTCGGTGCTCGGCGTGCTCGACCCGGAGAGCGGGGACCTGGTCGACGCGGCCGGGCCGTGGACGGCCTGGCAGCCCACGCTCGCCGTCAGCGGCAGCCGGGTCTACGGGGTCGCGGCCAGCCCGCGCAGCGCGTACGAGGTGGTGGAGCTGGACACGGCCACCGGGCACGCCCGGGTGGTGGGCGGCCACGGCTCCCCGGGGGCGGACGGGACGGAACCGGTTGGCTGGACGGACGCGACGGGCAGGGCGGACGCGACGGGCGCGGTGAGCGGGGCCGTTGGGGCCGGCGGACCGGGACCGGGACCGGGACCGGCGCCGGACGACCGGGCGGACCCCGCGTACTACCCGGAGCCGCAGAGCAGGACCTTCTTCGGCCGGGGCGGCCGGGAGATCCATGCCCACGTCTACCCGCCGCACCATCCCGTGCTGCGCGCCCGGGCAGACGAGCTGCCCCCGTACGTGGTGTGGGCGCACGGCGGCCCCACCGACCACGTGCCGCCCGTACTCGACCTGCACATCGCCTACTTCACCTCGCGCGGCATCGGCGTCGTCGAGGTCAACTACGGGGGCTCCACGGGCTACGGCCGCGCCTACCGGGAACGGCTGCGCGAACAGTGGGGCGTCGTCGACGTCGAGGACTGCGCCGCCGTGGCGCGGGCCCTCGCCGCCGAGGGCACCGCCGATCCGGACCGGCTCGCGATCCGGGGCGGCAGCGCGGGCGGCTGGACGGCCGCGGCCTCGCTGGCGTCCACCGACCTGTACGCCTGCGCGGCGATCATCTACCCGGTCCTGGACCTGACCGGCTTCGCCGCCGAGACCCACGACCTGGAGTCCCGCTACATCGACGGCCTCGCCGGACCGCCGCAGACCCTGGCCCTGCGCAGCCGCGAACGCTCCCCGGTGGCCCGCGCCGACCGGATCACCGCGCCGTTCGTCCTGCTCCAGGGGCTGGACGACCCGGTCTGCCCGCCCGCGCAGGCGGAGCGGCTGCTGGCCGCGATGCGCGGGCGCTCGGTGCCCCACGCGTACGTGGCCTTCGAGGGCGAGGGGCACGGCTTCCGGCGTGCGGACACGATGGTCCGGGCGCTGGAGGCGGAGCTGTCGCTGTACGCGCAGGTGTTCGGGTTCGAGCGGGCGGACATCCCCCGTCTGGCCCTGTCCGACTGA
- a CDS encoding arginase family protein → MRTLVLLDAPSNLGLRPPAPGSVPGVYKLAGALREQGLLARLGAREGGVVVPPRYDRGDWKEGDGVFHAGPLAAYTVALADRIEDHLRSGEFPVVLGGDCSIQLGASLAMRRLGRYGIAAIDGSADFRHPGNEAVNGPVGAAGGEELALATGRGQADLADLEGLGPYVRDEDIRLFGLRDGDPDLPELRAAGIFAATVGAIRDRGAGPVARTALTGLQPPATAGFWVHLDADVLDPSVMPAVDSPDPGGLIPDELAELLGVLISSPRCVGLNVTIYDPDLDPEGRAGALLADLVAGAFA, encoded by the coding sequence ATGCGAACCCTCGTGCTCCTCGACGCACCGTCCAACCTCGGGCTCCGCCCCCCGGCCCCGGGCTCCGTTCCCGGCGTGTACAAACTGGCCGGGGCCCTGCGGGAACAGGGCCTGCTGGCCCGTCTCGGCGCGCGTGAGGGCGGGGTGGTAGTCCCGCCGCGCTACGACCGGGGCGACTGGAAGGAGGGGGACGGGGTGTTCCACGCCGGGCCCCTCGCCGCGTACACCGTCGCCCTCGCCGACCGGATCGAGGACCACCTGCGCTCCGGGGAGTTCCCCGTCGTGCTCGGCGGCGACTGCTCCATCCAGCTCGGCGCCTCCCTGGCCATGCGGCGCCTCGGGCGGTACGGCATCGCCGCGATCGACGGCTCCGCCGACTTCCGCCACCCCGGCAACGAGGCCGTGAACGGGCCCGTCGGCGCGGCCGGCGGTGAGGAACTGGCGCTCGCCACCGGCCGCGGCCAGGCGGACCTCGCCGACCTGGAGGGCCTCGGGCCCTACGTCCGCGACGAGGACATCCGGCTCTTCGGGCTGCGCGACGGGGACCCGGACCTCCCCGAGCTGCGCGCCGCCGGGATCTTCGCCGCCACGGTCGGGGCGATCCGCGACCGCGGCGCCGGGCCGGTGGCCCGTACCGCGCTGACGGGGCTGCAGCCCCCGGCCACCGCCGGGTTCTGGGTCCACCTGGACGCCGACGTACTGGACCCGTCCGTGATGCCGGCCGTGGACAGCCCGGACCCCGGCGGCCTGATCCCCGACGAACTTGCCGAACTGCTCGGGGTGTTGATCAGCTCCCCGCGCTGCGTCGGGCTCAACGTCACCATCTACGACCCGGACCTGGACCCGGAGGGGCGGGCCGGAGCCCTGCTCGCGGACCTGGTGGCGGGGGCATTCGCGTAG
- a CDS encoding SHOCT domain-containing protein: MNTLTTLAYDGPGPWILFFPLIWAAVVVGAVTVLRRTVWRGRRAPWQVRGAAYGEHSPIAVLGRRFASGEIDEDEYWRRLSVLDEQFGRISQGGAA, encoded by the coding sequence ATGAACACCCTCACCACCCTCGCGTACGACGGGCCCGGCCCGTGGATCCTGTTCTTCCCGCTGATCTGGGCGGCCGTCGTGGTCGGCGCCGTCACCGTGCTGCGCCGCACCGTGTGGCGCGGCCGCCGGGCACCGTGGCAGGTCCGCGGCGCCGCGTACGGCGAGCACTCCCCGATCGCCGTCCTCGGGCGGCGCTTCGCCTCCGGCGAGATCGACGAGGACGAGTACTGGCGGCGGCTGTCCGTCCTGGACGAGCAGTTCGGCCGCATCTCCCAGGGCGGTGCGGCATGA
- a CDS encoding GNAT family N-acetyltransferase, producing MSYSPYLAEGGRTGLRPYRPTDGAEFTARVRESRELHHPWLSPPESVEAYEAYAAPLIAGAAGGAAGGAATGRTGFLVCERESGAIAGFVNVNNIVLGAFRCGALGYGAFAHAAGRGLMREGLGLAVGHAFAADGLALHRLEANIQPGNAASIALVRGLGFRLEGLSPDFLHVKGAWRDHERWAITAEMPCPGVPHRTG from the coding sequence ATGTCGTATTCTCCGTACCTCGCCGAGGGCGGCCGGACCGGGCTGCGGCCCTACCGGCCCACTGACGGCGCCGAGTTCACCGCCCGGGTGCGCGAGAGCCGGGAGCTCCACCACCCGTGGCTGTCGCCGCCCGAGAGCGTGGAGGCCTACGAGGCGTACGCCGCCCCGCTGATCGCCGGTGCGGCCGGGGGCGCGGCCGGGGGCGCGGCGACGGGCAGGACCGGATTCCTCGTGTGCGAGCGGGAGTCGGGCGCGATCGCCGGCTTCGTCAACGTCAACAACATCGTCCTCGGCGCCTTCCGCTGCGGCGCGCTCGGCTACGGGGCCTTCGCCCACGCGGCGGGCCGGGGGCTCATGCGGGAGGGGCTCGGCCTGGCCGTCGGCCACGCCTTCGCCGCGGACGGTCTCGCACTGCACCGGCTGGAGGCCAACATCCAGCCGGGAAACGCCGCCTCGATCGCCCTCGTCCGAGGGCTCGGCTTCCGGCTGGAGGGGCTGTCGCCGGACTTCCTCCACGTCAAGGGCGCCTGGCGGGACCACGAACGATGGGCGATCACGGCCGAAATGCCATGTCCCGGGGTCCCGCATCGCACAGGATGA
- a CDS encoding sensor histidine kinase, giving the protein MEEQRERPGVPPWQRWVERAGRGPAWRSSLLVAVFAQVGSGWAAHQQSGRVALDGFARLLLLLGPLLLVWRHRYPVAVAYGVSAVTLVYVGAGFPYGPVFISLALACFAAVVAGHRRAAWGAVGLLWAGHLAIGHWLYRLLPPAGDGPAPWAQELGITAWVLAILAVSELVRIRREQWALARAERSAAEKRRVNEERLRIARELHDVLAHSISVINVQAGVGLALLDSDPEQARSALTTIKAASKEALGEVRQVLDTLRTPGDAQRAPAPGLDRLPELAEQAAAAGLSVDITTGGDARALAPGTDLAAFRILQEALTNVVRHSGSRTARVCLSWQPRVLELRVDDDGPATGGPAGGSGNGLVGMRERAAALGGTIEAGPRPDGGFRVIARLPLKADPEPDPEPAPKAVPSQEDP; this is encoded by the coding sequence ATGGAAGAGCAGCGCGAGCGCCCGGGGGTTCCTCCGTGGCAGCGATGGGTGGAGCGGGCCGGGCGGGGCCCGGCCTGGCGCTCCTCGCTGCTCGTGGCCGTCTTCGCGCAGGTCGGCTCGGGATGGGCCGCGCACCAGCAGAGCGGGCGGGTGGCGCTGGACGGGTTCGCGCGGCTCCTGCTGCTGCTCGGGCCGCTGCTGCTCGTGTGGCGGCACCGGTACCCGGTGGCCGTGGCGTACGGGGTCAGCGCCGTCACCCTGGTGTACGTCGGCGCCGGGTTCCCGTACGGACCGGTGTTCATCAGCCTGGCCCTGGCCTGCTTCGCCGCCGTCGTCGCCGGACACCGCAGAGCCGCCTGGGGGGCCGTCGGGCTGCTCTGGGCCGGCCACCTGGCCATCGGCCACTGGCTCTACCGCCTGCTCCCACCCGCCGGGGACGGTCCGGCGCCCTGGGCGCAGGAACTGGGCATCACCGCGTGGGTGCTCGCCATCCTCGCCGTCTCCGAGCTCGTCCGCATACGCCGGGAGCAGTGGGCCCTCGCCCGTGCCGAGCGGTCGGCGGCGGAGAAGCGCCGGGTGAACGAGGAGCGGCTGCGCATCGCCCGCGAACTGCACGACGTCCTCGCCCACAGCATCTCGGTGATCAACGTCCAGGCGGGCGTGGGGCTGGCCCTGCTCGACTCCGATCCCGAGCAGGCCCGTTCGGCGCTGACCACCATCAAGGCGGCCAGCAAGGAGGCACTGGGCGAGGTCCGCCAGGTCCTCGACACCCTGCGCACTCCCGGCGACGCACAGCGCGCGCCCGCCCCCGGTCTCGACCGGCTCCCCGAGCTCGCCGAGCAGGCCGCCGCGGCCGGGCTGAGCGTCGACATCACGACGGGCGGGGACGCGCGGGCGCTGGCTCCCGGGACGGACCTCGCCGCTTTCCGCATCCTGCAGGAGGCGCTGACCAACGTGGTGCGGCATTCCGGTTCGCGCACCGCCCGCGTCTGCCTCTCCTGGCAGCCCCGCGTCCTGGAACTGCGGGTGGACGACGACGGGCCGGCCACGGGCGGTCCGGCGGGCGGCAGCGGCAACGGCCTCGTGGGCATGCGCGAGCGGGCCGCGGCCCTCGGCGGCACCATCGAGGCCGGCCCGCGCCCCGACGGAGGCTTCCGCGTGATCGCCCGGCTCCCGCTGAAGGCCGATCCGGAGCCCGATCCGGAGCCCGCACCGAAGGCCGTTCCGTCCCAGGAGGATCCGTGA
- a CDS encoding DinB family protein: MLTGMLAAQRATLELKCSGLGAELAERSVEPSTLSLLGLVRHLADVERRWFRRVLAAQDAPALFSSPDDPDGDFDGAVSDPAVVERAWEAWRAEVAFAERFTESAPDLEVSGKDGWLGEVPLRWVLVHMIEEYARHNGHADLLRERIDGAIGV; encoded by the coding sequence ATGCTCACAGGGATGTTGGCGGCGCAGCGCGCGACGCTGGAGCTCAAGTGCTCTGGCCTGGGCGCGGAGTTGGCCGAGCGGTCGGTGGAGCCGTCCACGCTGTCGCTGCTCGGGCTGGTACGTCACCTCGCGGACGTGGAGCGCCGTTGGTTCCGGCGGGTGCTGGCCGCGCAGGACGCCCCGGCCCTGTTCTCCTCGCCGGACGATCCCGACGGTGACTTCGACGGGGCGGTGTCCGATCCCGCGGTGGTCGAGCGTGCGTGGGAGGCGTGGCGGGCGGAGGTGGCCTTCGCCGAGCGGTTCACGGAGTCGGCGCCCGACCTGGAGGTGTCCGGGAAGGACGGGTGGCTGGGCGAGGTCCCGCTGCGCTGGGTCCTGGTCCACATGATCGAGGAGTACGCGCGGCACAACGGCCACGCGGACCTGCTGCGCGAGCGGATCGACGGCGCGATCGGGGTCTGA
- a CDS encoding DUF5107 domain-containing protein has translation MATTVRRSVLTLPAAPLGPENPLPALRESGGVHTLDERSREGLPRDMARQVGYEPLRSLLPVRIRDGYQRQRTAQDFETIVIENAHLRVTVLPGLGGRIHSLVHLPTGRELLYRNPVFQPANFALNGAWFSGGIEWNLGATGHTTLSCAPLHAALVPAPDGGVMVRLWEWERLRDLPFQVDLWLPEDSEFLYVGVRVRNPHERPAPVYWWSNIAVPEDAGTRVLAPADEAWHFGYERSLRRIPVPGWEGADRTYPLRSTYPADFFYEVEAGTRPWIASLDSDGRGLVQTSTARLRGRKLFVWGAGEGGRRWQEWLTEPGTGGYAEIQAGLARTQLEHVRLEAGAEFSWLEAYGALSADPAAVHGDDWAAARAAAGTALESALPGPAVDAAYEAWRGCADTEPGERLAAGSGWGALEVLCGGHKLPGTPFAEDTLGEDQAPWLELWRSGVFPAPRRVTPPGPSLVAPHWRDMLETAQADPLTEYHLGVAQWHAGDIAQAVRSWERGLALAPSRWPLLRCLAVADDLAGDPARAARWYAEAFEDLAQESRGGASWLAAESALGREALASLLAAGLLAEARAVWDRLRPALREEGRFRLSAARLLAAEGHVGAARRVFEEGFELPDLREGEEILSEVWSTLTDRPLPAAYNFRMRPPGD, from the coding sequence ATGGCCACCACCGTCCGCCGCTCCGTACTGACCCTCCCCGCAGCCCCGTTGGGCCCCGAGAACCCACTGCCCGCCCTCCGCGAGTCCGGCGGCGTGCACACGCTGGACGAGCGCTCGCGTGAGGGCCTGCCGCGCGACATGGCACGTCAGGTCGGGTACGAGCCACTGCGCTCGCTGCTCCCCGTACGGATCCGGGACGGCTACCAACGGCAGCGCACCGCACAGGACTTCGAGACGATCGTCATCGAGAACGCGCACCTGCGCGTCACCGTCCTGCCCGGCCTCGGCGGCCGGATCCATTCGCTCGTCCACCTCCCCACCGGACGCGAACTTCTCTACCGCAACCCGGTGTTCCAGCCAGCGAACTTCGCCCTGAACGGCGCCTGGTTCTCCGGCGGCATCGAGTGGAACCTCGGCGCCACCGGCCACACCACCCTCTCCTGCGCCCCGCTGCACGCCGCACTCGTCCCGGCGCCCGACGGGGGAGTGATGGTGCGGCTCTGGGAATGGGAGCGGCTGCGCGACCTGCCCTTCCAAGTGGACCTGTGGCTGCCAGAGGACTCGGAGTTCCTCTACGTCGGCGTCCGCGTGCGCAACCCGCACGAGCGGCCCGCCCCCGTCTACTGGTGGTCCAACATCGCCGTCCCCGAGGACGCCGGCACCCGTGTCCTGGCCCCGGCCGACGAGGCCTGGCACTTCGGGTACGAACGCTCCCTGCGCCGCATCCCCGTCCCCGGATGGGAGGGCGCGGACCGTACGTACCCGCTGCGCAGCACGTACCCCGCCGACTTCTTCTACGAGGTCGAGGCCGGGACCCGGCCCTGGATCGCCTCCCTCGACTCCGACGGGCGGGGACTAGTCCAGACCTCGACGGCCCGGCTGCGCGGCCGCAAGCTCTTCGTCTGGGGCGCGGGCGAGGGCGGCCGGCGCTGGCAGGAGTGGCTGACCGAGCCCGGCACGGGCGGGTACGCGGAGATCCAGGCCGGGCTCGCCCGGACCCAGCTGGAGCACGTACGTCTGGAGGCGGGCGCGGAGTTCAGCTGGCTGGAGGCCTACGGGGCCCTGTCCGCGGACCCCGCCGCCGTGCACGGGGACGACTGGGCGGCGGCCCGCGCCGCGGCGGGCACGGCGCTGGAGTCCGCACTGCCCGGTCCGGCCGTGGACGCGGCGTACGAGGCGTGGCGCGGGTGCGCCGACACCGAACCGGGGGAGCGGCTGGCGGCAGGCTCCGGCTGGGGCGCTCTCGAGGTGCTGTGCGGGGGCCACAAACTGCCCGGCACCCCCTTCGCCGAGGACACCCTCGGCGAGGACCAGGCCCCCTGGCTGGAGCTGTGGCGCAGCGGGGTCTTCCCCGCCCCGCGCCGGGTGACCCCGCCCGGCCCGAGCCTGGTCGCCCCGCACTGGCGGGACATGCTGGAGACGGCCCAGGCGGACCCGCTGACCGAGTACCACCTCGGGGTCGCCCAGTGGCACGCCGGGGACATCGCCCAGGCGGTACGCAGTTGGGAGCGCGGGCTGGCGCTGGCCCCCTCGCGGTGGCCGCTGCTGCGCTGCCTGGCGGTCGCCGACGACCTGGCCGGCGACCCGGCCCGGGCGGCCCGCTGGTACGCCGAGGCCTTCGAGGACCTGGCCCAGGAGAGCCGGGGCGGCGCGAGCTGGCTGGCCGCCGAATCGGCGCTGGGCAGGGAAGCGCTGGCCTCCCTGCTGGCGGCGGGGCTGCTGGCGGAGGCCCGCGCGGTGTGGGACCGGCTGCGCCCCGCCCTGCGGGAGGAGGGCCGCTTCCGGCTGTCGGCGGCCCGGCTGCTCGCGGCGGAAGGCCATGTGGGCGCGGCCCGCCGGGTCTTCGAGGAGGGCTTCGAACTGCCCGACCTCCGCGAGGGCGAGGAGATCCTCTCGGAGGTCTGGTCCACCCTCACGGACCGCCCGCTGCCGGCCGCGTACAACTTCCGGATGCGCCCGCCGGGGGACTAG
- a CDS encoding LapA family protein produces MSSHTSKGRGKGRAQITPGRAGIAVLAVLTLVFIFENTRPTKIRLLIPQVTMPLYVALLIAAVLGGLCGAYFARRRR; encoded by the coding sequence ATGAGCTCCCACACGTCCAAGGGCCGCGGCAAGGGCCGCGCGCAGATCACCCCGGGGCGCGCGGGCATCGCGGTGCTCGCGGTGCTCACCCTCGTGTTCATCTTCGAGAACACCCGCCCCACCAAGATCCGGCTGCTGATCCCGCAGGTGACGATGCCGCTGTACGTCGCCCTGCTGATCGCTGCCGTGCTGGGCGGACTGTGCGGGGCCTACTTCGCCCGGCGGCGCAGGTAG
- a CDS encoding M55 family metallopeptidase, translating to MKILISADMEGATGVTWPADVLPGTPQWERCRTLFTSDVNAAVLGFYDAGADQVLVNEAHWTMRNLLLERLDARVEMLTGRHKSLSMVEGVQHGDVDGIAFVGYHTGAGAEGVLAHTYLANSITGVWVNGTRASEGLLNAHVVAEYGVPVVLVTGDDLTCVDAAGYAPDAVTVAVKDHVSRYAAVCRTPARTAADIRAAAQEAAALAVRYEPVRGGPFAVEVEFDAEHLAMAATVVPGVERSGERRVGYTSGTMYEGIRTFKAVTTIVSAAVEEQYG from the coding sequence ATGAAGATCCTCATCTCCGCCGACATGGAAGGCGCCACCGGCGTCACCTGGCCCGCCGACGTGCTGCCCGGGACCCCGCAGTGGGAACGCTGCCGGACCCTGTTCACCTCCGACGTGAACGCCGCCGTCCTCGGGTTCTACGACGCCGGGGCGGATCAGGTCCTCGTCAACGAGGCCCACTGGACCATGCGCAACCTGCTGCTGGAGCGGCTCGACGCCCGCGTCGAGATGCTGACCGGCCGCCACAAGTCCCTCTCCATGGTCGAGGGCGTCCAGCACGGGGACGTCGACGGCATCGCCTTCGTCGGCTACCACACGGGCGCCGGCGCCGAGGGCGTGCTCGCCCACACCTACCTCGCCAACTCCATCACCGGGGTCTGGGTCAACGGGACCCGCGCCAGCGAGGGACTGCTCAACGCACACGTGGTCGCCGAGTACGGGGTCCCGGTCGTCCTGGTCACCGGAGACGACCTGACCTGCGTCGACGCCGCCGGCTACGCCCCGGACGCGGTGACGGTCGCCGTCAAGGACCACGTCTCGCGCTACGCCGCCGTCTGCCGCACCCCGGCCCGTACGGCCGCCGACATCCGGGCCGCCGCGCAGGAGGCCGCCGCCCTCGCCGTCCGGTACGAACCGGTACGGGGCGGGCCGTTCGCGGTGGAGGTCGAGTTCGACGCCGAGCACCTGGCGATGGCCGCCACGGTGGTGCCCGGAGTCGAGCGATCGGGTGAGCGTAGGGTCGGGTACACCAGCGGGACGATGTACGAGGGGATCCGGACCTTCAAGGCGGTCACCACGATCGTCTCGGCAGCGGTGGAGGAGCAGTATGGCTGA
- a CDS encoding response regulator transcription factor translates to MIRVLLADDQLLVRAGFRALLDAQPDIEAVGEAADGDEAVRLVRELRPDVVLMDIRMPVCDGLAATRRITEDAALADVRVVMLTTFELDEYVFEALRAGASGFLVKDTEPEELLRAVRAVVDGDALLSPGVTRRLIEEFAARSKQPAADDAGLGLDRLTEREREVMALVGLGLSNEEIARRLVVSPLTAKTHVSRTMVKLGARDRAQLVVLAYESGLVRPGWLG, encoded by the coding sequence GTGATCCGTGTGCTGCTCGCCGACGACCAGCTCCTCGTCCGGGCGGGGTTCCGGGCCCTGCTCGACGCGCAGCCGGACATCGAGGCGGTGGGCGAGGCCGCCGACGGCGACGAGGCCGTCCGCCTGGTGCGCGAGCTGCGCCCGGACGTCGTCCTCATGGACATCCGGATGCCGGTGTGCGACGGGCTCGCCGCCACCCGCCGGATCACCGAGGACGCGGCGCTGGCCGACGTCAGGGTGGTCATGCTCACCACCTTCGAGCTCGACGAGTACGTCTTCGAGGCGCTCCGGGCCGGAGCCTCGGGCTTCCTGGTCAAGGACACCGAACCGGAGGAACTGCTCCGGGCGGTCCGGGCGGTGGTGGACGGCGACGCGCTGCTCTCCCCGGGCGTCACGCGCCGCCTGATCGAGGAGTTCGCGGCCCGCTCCAAGCAGCCTGCCGCCGACGACGCGGGTCTGGGCCTGGACCGGCTCACCGAGCGCGAGCGCGAGGTGATGGCGCTGGTGGGCCTCGGCCTGTCCAACGAGGAGATCGCCCGCCGCCTGGTCGTCAGCCCGCTCACCGCGAAGACCCACGTCAGCCGGACGATGGTGAAGCTCGGCGCCCGCGACCGTGCCCAACTGGTCGTCCTGGCCTACGAGTCCGGGCTGGTCCGGCCCGGCTGGCTCGGCTGA